The nucleotide sequence CAGGTCTCGATGGCGTCCATGCCGCCGATCAGCCCGCGCAGCGGCAGCAGCAGGTCGCTGACCTCCTGGGGCACCACGTGGCACTCGCGGATATCGGCCACGTAGCGGCTCTTGCGTTCGTGGAAGCCCACCAGCACCGTGCCCTTCTTGCGCACGTGGCGCACCGAGAAGCGCGCCCGCCAGCGGTAGCCCCAGGCCGGGCCCTCGATGGGCCGCAGCACGGTCCCGGCCCTGACCTTGCCCAGGTGCCAGAGGTTGTCCTCCAGCACGCGCTGCTTGATGGCCACCTGGGCGCCCACATGCAGGTGCTGCATCTTGCAGCCGCCGCAGGCGCCCTCGTGCAGGCCGAAGTGCGGGCAGCGGCCGGTCACGCGCTGCGACGAGGCCTTGTGCACGGCCGTCAGCGTGGCGGCTTCCCAGTTGTTCTTCCTGCGGTGCACGTTGGCGCTGACCCACTCGCCGGGCAGCGCGCCGTCGATGAAAACCACCTTGCCGTCCGGCCGCCGGGCCACGCCCTGGGCCTCGATGTCCAGGGCGTCCACCTCCAGCCAGGCTTCCTGCAGCCCCGCGGGACGGGCCGTCACTTCGTCGTTCTCTGCTGACATGGGCCCGATTGTCTCAGGCGCATACTGCCGGCCCGGAGGCAGCCATGGACATCCGCATCTGCATCGACGTCGACGACCTGGAGCGCGGCATCGCGTTCTACACCCAGGGCCTGGGGCTGCGGCTGGGCCGGCGGCTCGACAGCGACTGGGCCGAGCTGCTGGGCGCCGGCAGCGCGATCGACCTGCTGTCCAACCCGGCCGGCAGCGCCCCGCTGGGCCAGGACAAGCCGCAGCGGCGCGACTACGCCCGCCACTGGACGCCGGTGCACCTGGACTTCGTGGTCACGGATATAGCCGAAGCGACGCGCAAGCTGGTGTCCCTGGGCGCCGTGCTGGAGCGGCCGATCGGCGACCGCCGGTGGGGCCGCATGGCCAGCCTGGCCGACCCTTTCGGCCATGGCATCGACCTGCTGGAGTTCAAGGGCCGGGGCTACGACGAGCTGCTGCAGCCACCGCGGGGCGAAGGCCTCTGAGGCCGGGCTTCAGACCCAGGCCCCCAGGTACTCCTGCCAGTGCGGCTCGGCCGGCGCGAGGTTGCCGAGAGTGGCCTTGACGAAGGCGATCTCCTGCTCGTACTCGGCTTCGGAGAAGCCGGCGCGCATCTTCTGGAAGCGGCAGTACAGCAGGTAGGTGTTCATCACGTCGGTTTCGCAGTAGCGGCGGATGTCCTCCAGCTGCCCGCCCAGCCAGGCCGGGTAGACCTGCGAGCCGTCCATGCCCAGCTTGCCGGGGAAGCCGCACAGCTTGGCCATGGCATCCAGCGGGGCGTTGGCGCGCGGCTGGTACATGGCCAGCAGGTCCATCAGGTCCAGGTGGCGCAGGTGGTAGCGGCCGATGTAGTTGTTCCACTTGAACTCGCGGTCGTCCTCGCCCAGGTCCCAGTACTTGCAGGCCGTGACGCCATGGCGCAGCCCGCGATAGTGCAGCACCGGCAGGTCGAAGCCGCCGCCGTTCCAGCTCACCAGCTGCGGCACGTGCTTCTCCAGGGTGTTGAAGAACGACTGGATCACCTTGCCTTCGCTGGCGCCGTCGCGGTCCACGAAGGAATGCACCTTCAGCCCCTCGGCGTTGCGGAACACGCAGCTGATGGCCACCACGCGCTGCAGGTGGTGCGGCATGAAGTCGCCCTGGCCCTTTTCCTTGCGCTCCTGCACCCAGGCCTCGTAGACCTGGGCGTCGGTGGCGTCGGCGGGGGCGCCGCGCAGCGCCCTCAGGCCCGCGACGTCGGGGATGGATTCGATGTCGAAGACGAGGACTGGCCAGCTCATGAAACGACTTTAACAGCCGTCAGAGCAGCGCTTCCTTGTCGATGCCGTTGCGTGCCATGTGGCGCTTGAGCTTGAGCA is from Ramlibacter tataouinensis TTB310 and encodes:
- a CDS encoding 3'-5' exonuclease, whose protein sequence is MSWPVLVFDIESIPDVAGLRALRGAPADATDAQVYEAWVQERKEKGQGDFMPHHLQRVVAISCVFRNAEGLKVHSFVDRDGASEGKVIQSFFNTLEKHVPQLVSWNGGGFDLPVLHYRGLRHGVTACKYWDLGEDDREFKWNNYIGRYHLRHLDLMDLLAMYQPRANAPLDAMAKLCGFPGKLGMDGSQVYPAWLGGQLEDIRRYCETDVMNTYLLYCRFQKMRAGFSEAEYEQEIAFVKATLGNLAPAEPHWQEYLGAWV
- a CDS encoding VOC family protein: MDIRICIDVDDLERGIAFYTQGLGLRLGRRLDSDWAELLGAGSAIDLLSNPAGSAPLGQDKPQRRDYARHWTPVHLDFVVTDIAEATRKLVSLGAVLERPIGDRRWGRMASLADPFGHGIDLLEFKGRGYDELLQPPRGEGL